In a single window of the Etheostoma spectabile isolate EspeVRDwgs_2016 chromosome 3, UIUC_Espe_1.0, whole genome shotgun sequence genome:
- the crybb1l3 gene encoding crystallin, beta B1, like 3 has protein sequence MSHSGAQGSIGSHSAIGMRNHKMYLYEYENFQGRRMELFAECRNLCEKGFERIGSIRVECGPWVGYEQQNMTGEMFMLEKGDYPRWDTWSNSYRCDRFMSVRPVRMDAQDHKICLYECPNFEGRKMEVCDEDIPSLWSYGFQDRVASIQVTGGTWVGYQYPGYRGYQYVFEMGPFKHWNEWGAHHPQIQSIRRVRDMQTHRRGCFEMTA, from the exons ATGTCCCACTCAGGTGCTCAAGGTAGTATTGGCAGCCACTCTGCCATTGGGATGCGCAATCACAAG ATGTACCTCTATGAATATGAGAACTTCCAAGGCCGTAGGATGGAACTGTTCGCAGAGTGCCGTAACCTGTGTGAGAAGGGTTTTGAAAGAATTGGCTCCATCAGAGTTGAGTGCGGACC CTGGGTGGGTTATGAGCAGCAGAACATGACTGGTGAGATGTTCATGCTGGAGAAGGGAGACTATCCCCGCTGGGACACCTGGTCCAACAGCTACAGGTGTGATCGCTTCATGTCGGTCAGGCCCGTCAGAATG GACGCCCAGGATCATAAGATTTGCCTGTATGAATGTCCAAACTTTGAGGGTCGTAAGATGGAGGTGTGCGATGAGGATATTCCAAGCCTGTGGTCTTACGGCTTCCAGGACCGTGTTGCCAGCATCCAGGTCACCGGTGGAAC CTGGGTGGGCTACCAGTACCCAGGCTACCGTGGCTACCAGTACGTGTTTGAGATGGGCCCTTTCAAGCACTGGAACGAGTGGGGAGCCCATCACCCCCAGATCCAGTCCATCCGTAGGGTGAGAGACATGCAGACACACCGCAGGGGCTGCTTCGAGATGACCGCATAG